AAAAAGATTAATTGTCaacttattaaaaacaaaatacctCAAATATTGAGTatagtataaataaaataaaatgcttgcttataaattttaaaatgaagtCTGAATTTTAAGTTAACAAAACGAtatgttttttaatttgcattatctacaatttaaaatcatttaaaaaaaaatcaaaaactttatattataaaaaataaatgaattaaatatacattttagGACCAACATTACAAATaagtatttttacatttttaatgagAATGGCATGTGGTGTtgttatcattttcattttcggtGTTTTGAATTTCGTCATCAATGTCTATATCACACATTCCATGACCGTGGGTGTCAAGTGCTTCTGTACTGGTTGCTACATCCAATAAAGGAGACAGTTTTTCTGCCTCGCTATCTTCATCTTGCCCTTGCCCctataatacaaatttatacatataattcgtTCAAAaaataagataagaaaattaaacatttaataacaacaaatTACCTCATACATAGAAACAGGTTGTTTTTCATTAACAAGTCTAAGAGTATCCCGTGACCGTAATGCAACCTTTTCTCTTATATGTCCAGAAGTTTTCATTCTCATTGCTGGAGACCTACTGTAAAGATCTTTTTCTGATCCGGAATGTTCATATTTAGCTAAAAACACTGACATCCGAATTTCTGGAGTAGGACACGCTGTACCACTTGTCCTTGCAGATATGTCTGTTTCTTTTGTAGATACATGTTTTGATACTGGAGTACGTTCTACAGATCTTTTGAATAACAtacattaatataaataaaatctttaGAAATTTGATAAATGGCAATATCTTACCTATTTAATGCTTCAGCTGCTTGGATCGCACTAGCCGTATCTGTGTCAGGTGTCTCTGGAGATTCTGGTGCAAGAGCAGCAGTCCTTGGAATGTATGGACCATTTAAAGCTTCTATTAATGATACAGCTTCATATCCTGCTGGAATATTTTCACAGCTTCcctaaatattaaacaattcaaTAATGAACTATTCCCAAATATGGTGTTTATTCACGAgtgaatttaaagaaaaattacttgCAGATATTGACCTCTGGTAATGGTGGATTTGATATGATAGATCCAGTCGCTTTTTGAAGTGCTTTAATTTGAAGGAGAGCTCTAAAAGGAGCACGACATATAGGACAATTGTTTGCTTGATATCTGAGAGAATTTGCACAATTATTGCATAGACATAAATGTCTACATGGTAATATTAAAGTATCTCGTACATCACACATACAAATGACACATTCTGATCCATTATCATCAGTGTCTTCGTCGCTACCTTGTTGCTAAAAAACAAATTAGTGttaaacaaatataaaaattgaattatacagTTTTActtcatacttttgcattctcaGCATTCTTATTTTCAATGCCATAGATTTCTTGAAGTAAATAACAAAGACCATCAACGTATAGCTTTTGCTTAAGAGCTTTTAATACATAGGTTCCATCTGAATGTTTTTCAACAACTGCAATTGTTGTGTGAGATTGTTTTGGTTCATCTGAGCCTTCTTCTGCTACACAATGGATTGCTATTGGTATTATCTGAAAATAATTGTAGTGAATCATAAAATCTAACTTAGAATATATAGATATTAAAAACGTACATACTTCTCTATCAGCATTATATGTTAAATCTTCTTCATTATATATTGTTGGATCAAATATGTGTGATGTCTGAGAGAATAATTGATTTGCACCctttttgtaataatatgtTTCAGAATTTATAGAAGGATCCCTTGGAATGTAACTGTAAATAAATTGATC
The sequence above is a segment of the Osmia lignaria lignaria isolate PbOS001 chromosome 12, iyOsmLign1, whole genome shotgun sequence genome. Coding sequences within it:
- the Mrgn1 gene encoding mahogunin ring finger 1 isoform X1 codes for the protein MGSLTSRQNAGVEEVDIVSNHAYKYPPRSGSYFGSHFIMGGERFDTPQPEAYLFGENADLNFLGSRPTPFPYPPPQANDPTKTLKSLVNIRRESLRLVRNVDQTANSPQCHSVKHYGDSDIDKKPSRYNIEFTFDCDVRCAITIYYFCTEEVTTKGVTYIPRDPSINSETYYYKKGANQLFSQTSHIFDPTIYNEEDLTYNADREIIPIAIHCVAEEGSDEPKQSHTTIAVVEKHSDGTYVLKALKQKLYVDGLCYLLQEIYGIENKNAENAKQQGSDEDTDDNGSECVICMCDVRDTLILPCRHLCLCNNCANSLRYQANNCPICRAPFRALLQIKALQKATGSIISNPPLPEGSCENIPAGYEAVSLIEALNGPYIPRTAALAPESPETPDTDTASAIQAAEALNRSVERTPVSKHVSTKETDISARTSGTACPTPEIRMSVFLAKYEHSGSEKDLYSRSPAMRMKTSGHIREKVALRSRDTLRLVNEKQPVSMYEGQGQDEDSEAEKLSPLLDVATSTEALDTHGHGMCDIDIDDEIQNTENENDNNTTCHSH
- the Mrgn1 gene encoding mahogunin ring finger 1 isoform X2, which gives rise to MGGERFDTPQPEAYLFGENADLNFLGSRPTPFPYPPPQANDPTKTLKSLVNIRRESLRLVRNVDQTANSPQCHSVKHYGDSDIDKKPSRYNIEFTFDCDVRCAITIYYFCTEEVTTKGVTYIPRDPSINSETYYYKKGANQLFSQTSHIFDPTIYNEEDLTYNADREIIPIAIHCVAEEGSDEPKQSHTTIAVVEKHSDGTYVLKALKQKLYVDGLCYLLQEIYGIENKNAENAKQQGSDEDTDDNGSECVICMCDVRDTLILPCRHLCLCNNCANSLRYQANNCPICRAPFRALLQIKALQKATGSIISNPPLPEGSCENIPAGYEAVSLIEALNGPYIPRTAALAPESPETPDTDTASAIQAAEALNRSVERTPVSKHVSTKETDISARTSGTACPTPEIRMSVFLAKYEHSGSEKDLYSRSPAMRMKTSGHIREKVALRSRDTLRLVNEKQPVSMYEGQGQDEDSEAEKLSPLLDVATSTEALDTHGHGMCDIDIDDEIQNTENENDNNTTCHSH